In Achromobacter spanius, the following proteins share a genomic window:
- the dkgB gene encoding 2,5-didehydrogluconate reductase DkgB, translating into MSIPQFGVGTFRLQGQVVIDSVRNALDVGYRAIDTAQIYENEADVGQAIAESRVARADLFITTKIWVPNMAQDKLVPSLEDSLAKLRTDYVDLTLIHWPAPGNGVSIAECMGALADAKSQGLTRQIGISNFPIAETREAIEAVGADAIATNQIELSPYLQNAALTAFLKEQGIHVTSYMTLAYGKVLKDPVIQQIAQRHNATPAQVALAWALQRGYSVIPSSTKRDNLASNLLALQLRLTEEDMTQIAALERKGREVSPDGLAAKWDE; encoded by the coding sequence ATGAGCATTCCCCAATTCGGCGTCGGCACGTTCCGTCTGCAAGGCCAGGTCGTCATTGATTCCGTGCGCAACGCGCTGGACGTCGGCTACCGCGCCATCGATACCGCGCAGATCTACGAAAACGAAGCCGACGTCGGCCAAGCCATCGCCGAATCCCGCGTGGCGCGCGCAGACCTGTTCATCACCACGAAAATCTGGGTGCCCAACATGGCGCAGGACAAGCTTGTACCCAGCCTGGAGGACAGCCTGGCCAAGCTGCGCACCGACTACGTGGACCTGACCCTGATCCACTGGCCCGCGCCCGGCAACGGGGTGTCGATCGCGGAGTGCATGGGCGCGCTGGCCGACGCCAAGTCGCAAGGCCTGACGCGCCAGATCGGTATCTCGAACTTCCCCATCGCCGAAACCCGGGAAGCCATCGAAGCCGTGGGCGCTGACGCCATCGCCACCAACCAGATCGAACTCAGCCCCTATCTGCAGAACGCCGCGCTGACCGCCTTCCTGAAGGAACAAGGCATCCACGTCACGTCGTACATGACGCTGGCCTACGGCAAGGTGCTGAAAGACCCGGTCATTCAGCAGATCGCCCAACGCCACAACGCCACGCCCGCGCAAGTGGCGCTGGCCTGGGCGCTGCAACGGGGCTATTCCGTGATCCCCTCGTCGACCAAGCGCGACAACCTGGCCAGCAACCTGCTCGCCCTGCAACTGCGCCTGACCGAAGAAGACATGACGCAAATTGCCGCGCTGGAACGCAAAGGGCGCGAAGTCAGCCCCGACGGGCTGGCCGCGAAGTGGGACGAATAG
- a CDS encoding LysR family transcriptional regulator codes for MLIDSRLLHVFAVVAEELHFGRAAQRLHLSQPPLSQSVRKLEEELGVQLLERTTRSVRLTSAGAELQRRIRMMAAEHDATIRHVRQAASGEAGQLTIGLTPSAAYSNVPQALFAFRQRYPGVMLDLQEMNSSEMPEALHQRRLDLALLRPPFADADLAPVSLYSEPMVLALRADHPLAAKRWVTMAQVLELELVGYARDRSRYFSQVLRQMIEVAGKPANIVQESMIPTILTLVEAGFGAAVVPASLARMRMDVLAYVGIRGPGAFRAELAAARHPDNHNPLVDAFVAIMRETPDKRVTTPDRPTPVRPAPIRPTSRPARRG; via the coding sequence ATGCTGATCGACAGCCGATTGCTGCACGTGTTTGCCGTGGTGGCGGAAGAACTGCATTTTGGACGCGCCGCGCAACGGCTGCATCTTAGCCAGCCGCCCTTGAGCCAAAGCGTGCGCAAGCTGGAAGAAGAGCTGGGCGTGCAGTTGCTGGAGCGCACCACCCGATCTGTCCGGCTGACATCGGCGGGCGCTGAACTGCAACGCCGCATCCGGATGATGGCCGCCGAGCATGACGCAACCATCCGCCATGTGCGGCAGGCGGCCAGCGGCGAGGCCGGTCAATTGACCATCGGCCTGACGCCCAGCGCGGCGTATTCGAATGTGCCGCAGGCGCTATTCGCGTTTCGCCAGCGCTATCCCGGCGTGATGCTCGACCTGCAAGAGATGAATTCAAGCGAGATGCCCGAAGCCCTGCACCAGCGGCGCCTGGACCTGGCATTGTTGCGGCCGCCCTTCGCGGATGCCGACCTGGCGCCGGTGTCGCTGTATTCCGAGCCGATGGTGTTGGCGTTGCGGGCGGATCACCCCTTGGCGGCCAAGCGCTGGGTGACGATGGCGCAGGTGCTTGAGCTTGAGTTGGTGGGTTATGCGCGCGATCGCTCGCGCTACTTCAGCCAGGTGCTGCGGCAGATGATCGAAGTGGCGGGCAAGCCCGCCAACATCGTGCAGGAAAGCATGATTCCCACGATTCTGACCTTGGTCGAAGCCGGCTTTGGCGCAGCGGTCGTGCCGGCGTCACTGGCTCGGATGCGCATGGATGTGCTGGCTTACGTGGGCATACGCGGCCCCGGCGCCTTCCGCGCGGAACTGGCCGCCGCCCGCCATCCGGACAACCACAACCCCTTGGTCGACGCCTTCGTGGCGATCATGCGGGAAACGCCCGACAAGCGTGTGACGACGCCTGATCGTCCTACGCCTGTTCGTCCTGCTCCTATTCGTCCCACTTCGCGGCCAGCCCGTCGGGGCTGA